Proteins encoded together in one Myxococcales bacterium window:
- a CDS encoding response regulator: protein MLAVPIEHPAITIATLDTPALLRNEDPHLMRTLSDQVEVLIRLERKSDGHRSLYVEYSRTGCVIDGTVGFEIGAGGAHMTDIEAPTRPTVQRRAQEHHRPRVLVIQGSQEDREFIHEALSPQYDLTLANSGFEALSLVLADRPDLVILDLVLTGVSGFQILHALSRSGDAPPVIVTVGRA, encoded by the coding sequence TTGCTCGCGGTTCCCATCGAGCACCCCGCCATTACGATTGCCACTCTCGATACCCCGGCATTGCTGCGCAACGAAGATCCCCACCTCATGCGCACGCTTTCGGATCAGGTTGAAGTCTTGATCCGACTGGAACGCAAGTCCGACGGTCACCGAAGTCTGTACGTTGAATACAGCCGAACGGGTTGCGTGATCGATGGCACGGTTGGCTTTGAGATTGGGGCCGGCGGCGCGCACATGACCGATATCGAAGCGCCCACTAGACCCACCGTGCAGCGCAGGGCGCAAGAGCATCACCGCCCGCGTGTGCTCGTCATCCAAGGAAGCCAGGAGGACCGAGAGTTCATTCACGAAGCACTCTCCCCGCAATACGACTTGACGCTGGCCAACAGTGGTTTCGAGGCTTTGTCGCTCGTGCTCGCGGACCGCCCGGACCTGGTGATCCTGGATCTGGTTCTTACCGGAGTTTCCGGCTTTCAGATACTTCATGCGCTCAGCAGGTCGGGCGATGCGCCGCCGGTGATCGTTACCGTGGGCAGGGCGTGA
- a CDS encoding glycosyltransferase codes for MLACLYFLIALVIRYFGLLWFSYLASIEGHSDFTDHQPLISIIVPAYNEGPVIQQALRSLFNMDYPRYEIIVVDDGSTDDTYARAMLFEGDHGQVLVRVIQQSNSGKWAALNAGISASRGEFVLCMDGDSTLDPAALSMAARHFGNPAVGAVAGNVRIANQRSLITRLQSLEYIEGLNLVRRAQGFFHAVNVVPGPIGIFRRSALDSVGGYDGDTFAEDCDLTLKLLVEGWRTVYEPDAKAYTEAPESLNDLIKQRYRWTRGILQSIVKHRRALIRPQHYLAVTATLWYMIFEGLIWPAMNVFTQCFFVFLVYKLSNPFPLVYWFVQLTLLDVAAALYCVAAEREKIGLIFYATLYRVYFSLTIDFAKLFATIEEALRIRMDWGKLERIGRI; via the coding sequence ATGCTCGCCTGTCTCTATTTCCTGATCGCGCTCGTGATTCGCTACTTCGGGTTGCTCTGGTTTTCATACTTGGCAAGCATCGAGGGGCATTCTGACTTTACCGACCACCAGCCACTCATTTCGATCATCGTGCCGGCGTACAACGAGGGGCCGGTGATTCAGCAGGCGTTGCGTTCGCTCTTCAACATGGACTACCCGCGGTATGAAATCATCGTGGTCGACGATGGCTCTACCGACGACACCTACGCCCGTGCGATGCTGTTTGAGGGGGACCACGGCCAGGTGCTGGTGCGGGTCATCCAGCAGTCGAACTCCGGGAAGTGGGCCGCGCTCAACGCCGGTATTTCTGCTTCCCGGGGCGAGTTCGTCTTGTGCATGGATGGCGATTCAACCCTCGACCCCGCGGCGTTGTCGATGGCCGCCCGGCACTTTGGCAACCCGGCCGTGGGCGCGGTGGCGGGCAACGTTCGCATCGCCAACCAACGCTCGCTCATCACCCGGTTGCAATCTCTCGAATACATCGAAGGCTTGAACCTGGTGCGCCGCGCCCAGGGTTTCTTTCACGCGGTGAACGTCGTCCCCGGGCCCATCGGGATATTTCGTCGCTCGGCCCTGGATTCGGTGGGGGGCTATGACGGCGATACCTTCGCGGAAGACTGCGACCTCACGCTCAAACTATTGGTGGAAGGTTGGCGGACGGTCTACGAACCCGACGCCAAGGCCTATACCGAAGCGCCTGAATCGCTGAACGACTTGATCAAGCAACGCTACCGCTGGACCCGGGGCATTTTGCAATCGATCGTCAAACACCGCCGGGCTCTGATCCGGCCGCAACACTATCTCGCGGTTACCGCGACGCTTTGGTACATGATCTTTGAAGGTTTGATCTGGCCCGCAATGAACGTCTTTACCCAGTGCTTCTTTGTCTTTCTGGTCTACAAGCTCTCCAACCCGTTTCCCCTGGTCTATTGGTTTGTTCAGTTGACCCTGCTCGACGTGGCCGCAGCGCTTTACTGTGTCGCAGCAGAGCGAGAAAAGATTGGATTGATTTTTTACGCCACGCTCTATCGCGTGTACTTTTCGCTCACCATCGACTTTGCCAAGCTCTTCGCCACCATCGAGGAAGCGCTCCGGATCCGCATGGATTGGGGCAAGCTCGAGCGCATCGGGAGAATCTAG
- a CDS encoding glutaredoxin family protein — protein sequence MTRSPHAPLSVETRVAHLGRAFATALLCLAISTLSGCGKVTDDSRVFSAISRLLTDQGTGQTPGDTSDQSSNPLASAGATGAAPTEYVIFEADDVSKLDEPGRVPDSKALYNYVDARGGHHMVRGLHSVPAEYQARAWRLNREGGPKINRYDAMAVVRSFQSASVDPSSYFNPNQLNVTLYSAKWCGACRRAKALLDEERVAYTLRDIDDDPSAKEEVRRILGSVTIPLLDINGTYVSGYKRDTILRLIKGS from the coding sequence ATGACCAGATCGCCTCATGCTCCACTGAGCGTAGAAACGCGAGTTGCCCATCTCGGGCGAGCGTTCGCCACGGCTCTGCTGTGCCTGGCGATCAGCACGTTGTCGGGTTGTGGCAAGGTCACGGACGATTCCCGCGTGTTTTCTGCAATCTCGCGGCTGTTGACCGACCAAGGCACCGGCCAGACGCCCGGGGATACTTCTGATCAAAGTTCAAATCCGCTGGCGTCGGCCGGCGCGACCGGAGCGGCGCCTACGGAATACGTAATCTTCGAAGCCGATGACGTCAGCAAGCTAGACGAGCCGGGCAGGGTCCCCGATTCGAAAGCTCTATATAACTATGTAGATGCTCGCGGTGGCCACCACATGGTCAGAGGACTCCACAGCGTTCCAGCTGAATATCAAGCTCGCGCCTGGAGGCTCAACAGAGAAGGGGGTCCAAAGATCAACCGCTACGACGCCATGGCGGTCGTGAGAAGTTTCCAATCCGCGTCCGTGGATCCCAGTTCGTACTTCAATCCCAATCAACTGAACGTGACGCTCTACAGTGCGAAATGGTGTGGCGCATGCCGCAGGGCAAAGGCCCTGCTGGACGAGGAACGCGTTGCCTACACCCTCCGAGACATCGATGACGATCCATCGGCAAAGGAAGAAGTCCGGCGCATTTTGGGCAGCGTTACCATCCCGCTGCTCGACATCAACGGCACCTACGTCAGCGGTTACAAACGCGACACCATTCTTCGCCTCATCAAGGGCAGTTGA
- a CDS encoding porin family protein, protein MRKAMRKTMRKILRKTLREPESGMSPSVLLLIVGSAVSLMALVAVPGVALAQGDGADPGYYVGGAFAIGIEQFDLEGNFSDHDDAFGFDVWAGYRANRYLAIEAEFVYLAGFNSAIGGNSVGFNALSFTANLKFYPLTGRFRPYLVGGVGGGRFETESGPSQGHDKGGVFRFGGGVELNFGTPVDLVAGADYLITSGLAGSDFLQIKIGFQRQF, encoded by the coding sequence TTGCGGAAGGCCATGCGAAAGACCATGCGAAAGATCTTGCGAAAGACCTTGCGAGAGCCAGAGTCGGGGATGTCGCCAAGCGTGCTGTTGTTGATCGTTGGGTCTGCGGTGTCGTTGATGGCCCTGGTCGCAGTTCCTGGCGTTGCTCTGGCACAAGGGGATGGCGCAGACCCGGGCTACTACGTAGGAGGCGCGTTCGCCATTGGCATCGAGCAATTCGATCTCGAGGGGAACTTCTCAGATCACGATGATGCCTTTGGGTTCGACGTCTGGGCTGGCTACCGCGCAAACCGCTACCTCGCGATCGAGGCTGAGTTTGTCTACCTCGCGGGCTTCAATTCTGCGATCGGCGGCAATTCAGTTGGCTTCAACGCACTGAGTTTTACCGCCAACTTGAAGTTCTATCCGCTCACCGGAAGATTTCGACCCTACCTGGTCGGCGGAGTTGGCGGCGGCCGTTTCGAAACCGAGTCGGGCCCCTCGCAAGGACACGACAAGGGTGGCGTGTTTCGTTTTGGGGGTGGCGTAGAATTGAACTTCGGCACGCCGGTCGATCTTGTGGCCGGGGCGGATTACCTGATCACAAGCGGGCTTGCGGGATCGGATTTCCTGCAAATCAAGATTGGATTTCAGCGTCAATTCTGA
- a CDS encoding S1/P1 nuclease, with protein MTFSSISYALLLSSCLLPAQAFAWGEAGHRIVCEIAFQELDANARPKVRQLIRSDPDYNLFADSCNWADKIRNKDRYKRYGRLHYVNAARGASGMPAECPSGCVLTAIREEAQLLRTSPSAVRRLEALKFLGHFVGDLHQPLHAGYRDDRGGNKIKVNFYDERHKLHKVWDTLMIGQRTRKWRKLAERLSSAIKPIDRTVWAARSPIDWANESFQIVERRVYDFAPGEDLARDYYRRNIPIVERRLTAAGVRLGALLNRIYGAPEDALFD; from the coding sequence ATGACTTTCTCTTCCATCTCCTACGCACTGCTGCTGAGCAGCTGCTTGCTCCCCGCCCAGGCTTTCGCCTGGGGCGAAGCCGGACACAGGATTGTCTGCGAGATTGCCTTTCAGGAACTCGATGCCAATGCTCGCCCCAAGGTCAGGCAGTTGATTCGCTCGGATCCGGATTACAACCTGTTTGCGGATTCGTGTAACTGGGCCGACAAAATCCGAAACAAGGACCGCTACAAACGGTATGGCCGGCTGCACTACGTCAATGCAGCGCGGGGTGCGTCCGGTATGCCAGCGGAATGTCCTTCCGGTTGTGTGCTCACCGCAATCAGAGAGGAAGCCCAGCTCCTGCGCACCTCACCCTCCGCTGTCCGTCGCCTCGAAGCGTTGAAGTTTCTGGGGCATTTTGTTGGCGATCTCCACCAGCCACTTCATGCGGGTTATCGTGACGATCGCGGCGGCAACAAAATCAAGGTCAATTTCTATGACGAACGTCACAAGCTTCACAAGGTTTGGGACACGCTCATGATCGGTCAGAGGACCCGCAAATGGCGCAAACTCGCCGAGCGGCTCTCCTCTGCAATCAAGCCGATCGACCGCACGGTCTGGGCCGCGCGCTCACCGATCGATTGGGCCAACGAGTCGTTTCAGATCGTAGAGCGCCGGGTCTACGACTTTGCGCCGGGGGAGGATCTTGCGCGAGACTACTACCGTCGGAACATTCCCATTGTCGAGAGACGTTTGACGGCGGCAGGCGTGAGGCTCGGTGCCCTGTTGAACCGAATCTACGGCGCTCCTGAGGATGCTCTCTTCGACTAA
- a CDS encoding phosphatase PAP2 family protein, translated as MDAHALWQSDAAKDFYNSLAWGVGTGAIHWGTTPATRWTRTNGFDSGIRGGLRLGSANSRKDADFWSDITLVASTGLLPLSGIFVSIRHGDCLEAWDMATDLSESLTLSFFITASVKAIAGRERPYGRECDGSPPSDANCNDANRKLSFFSGHASAAAAGAGVTCAYAIKRKAWGESTAAQVFPCALGIGAALTTGILRIAADKHWGTDVLVGLIVGGAVGYFDTWGPFDFLKFESHSASGARDVRGVVLPYAGGGEIGARMALVF; from the coding sequence GTGGACGCACACGCGTTGTGGCAGAGCGACGCTGCGAAGGACTTCTACAACTCACTCGCCTGGGGCGTCGGCACGGGTGCAATCCACTGGGGCACGACACCCGCCACGAGATGGACCCGCACCAATGGATTCGACAGCGGCATTCGCGGCGGCTTGCGGCTGGGCTCGGCGAACAGTCGCAAAGATGCAGACTTCTGGAGCGACATCACATTGGTGGCGAGCACTGGCTTGCTGCCACTTTCGGGGATCTTCGTGAGCATTCGTCATGGCGATTGCCTGGAAGCATGGGACATGGCAACCGACTTGAGCGAATCGCTCACACTGTCGTTCTTCATTACCGCGTCGGTAAAAGCGATTGCAGGTCGGGAACGCCCCTATGGCCGAGAATGCGACGGCTCCCCTCCTTCCGATGCCAACTGCAACGACGCCAACAGGAAGTTGAGCTTCTTCAGCGGTCACGCATCAGCCGCAGCGGCCGGAGCAGGAGTGACGTGTGCCTACGCGATCAAACGAAAGGCATGGGGCGAGAGTACGGCCGCGCAAGTATTTCCTTGTGCACTGGGCATCGGTGCCGCCTTGACGACCGGCATTCTCCGTATTGCCGCGGACAAGCATTGGGGAACCGACGTGCTTGTGGGACTGATTGTGGGCGGGGCCGTGGGCTACTTCGACACCTGGGGCCCATTCGACTTTCTCAAGTTCGAAAGCCACTCGGCTAGCGGCGCCCGGGATGTTCGCGGGGTCGTTCTTCCTTATGCGGGCGGTGGAGAGATTGGAGCCCGAATGGCGCTGGTGTTCTAG
- a CDS encoding FG-GAP repeat protein — translation MSRSAIRWTLWPLAFGLVLSLGCKADFNSGSSGSDSDIRASTSTDDGITWSAPVAVNKLSGKDRGDDGRPQLATDALGTWLSVWNTSSKKKKFRDDFDIAFSRSTNLGANWGGHDDVNTNSGKDKHDDFWPYIATDRQGTWITTWYSDASVGGKYGNDFDILYARSVNAGNTWTKPAALNRNAATDTGPDYRPTLTTDGMGTWIATWYSFDSLDGALGTDADILFARSISGGASWTAPAALNTNAATDEGNDRRPQIATDGSGNWVAVWSSTDSLGDTIGTGTNVLVARSTDNGVTWSAPAPLNTNAKSSAGSHTRPRVITDGLGNWTAAWQSNDPLSDGFGNGVTGLGDLDGDGVEDVAVAASGDDDGGTDRGAVWILFLNTDGTVKSQQKISDTQGGFTGTLSDGDLFGHEVASLGDLDGDMVGDLAVGAVRDDGGGLDRGAVWILFMNMDGTVKSHQKIGESDGGFTGSLDDLDSFGGGVTSLGDLDKDGVGDLGVGALGDDGGGTNRGAMWILFLNTNGTVKSHQKISDTAGGFTGVLSDFDKFGHYAASLGDLDGDTVIDLVVSETGDDFFFPNRGAVWILFMNTDGTVKSHQKISDTDGSFTGPLDAFDSFGIAPSSLGDLDGDGVVDIAVGARNDDDGDVDSGAVWILFLNADGTVKAQQKISATQGSFTGTHGAGDRFSKTAALGDVDGDGIVDLAVGGRAGLWILNLAPNGTVQSEQPIDANNGGFTGSLADDLGTDYDILTARSTDNGATWTAPTPLNSNADSDTGVDAVVQVQTGGPGTWLAVWHSFDALTDTIGTDSDILIARSVDAGATWTAPAALNTDADIDDEDDFYPQVTTDGLGKWVAVWEHEDPR, via the coding sequence ATGAGTAGAAGTGCGATCCGCTGGACGCTCTGGCCTCTTGCATTCGGACTGGTGCTCTCACTGGGGTGCAAGGCTGATTTCAACAGTGGCAGCTCGGGCTCGGACAGCGACATTCGAGCATCGACTTCGACGGATGACGGGATCACCTGGTCCGCGCCGGTCGCCGTCAACAAACTTTCCGGTAAGGACCGCGGCGATGACGGTCGCCCGCAGCTGGCCACGGATGCCCTCGGCACCTGGCTCTCGGTCTGGAACACGAGTTCCAAGAAAAAAAAATTCCGCGATGACTTCGACATCGCCTTTTCGCGCTCGACCAACCTGGGCGCCAATTGGGGCGGCCACGACGACGTCAACACGAACTCGGGCAAGGATAAACACGATGATTTCTGGCCCTACATCGCGACTGACCGGCAAGGGACCTGGATCACGACCTGGTACTCCGACGCCAGTGTGGGCGGCAAGTACGGAAATGACTTCGACATTCTGTATGCGCGCTCGGTCAACGCCGGAAACACCTGGACCAAACCGGCAGCATTGAACCGCAACGCTGCCACCGACACTGGACCCGACTATCGCCCCACCCTGACTACCGACGGAATGGGGACGTGGATTGCAACCTGGTACTCGTTCGATTCTCTCGACGGTGCTCTTGGGACAGATGCTGACATCCTGTTCGCGCGCTCGATCAGTGGCGGCGCGAGCTGGACCGCACCGGCAGCGCTGAACACCAACGCGGCGACCGATGAAGGCAACGACCGGCGACCGCAAATCGCGACGGACGGCTCGGGCAACTGGGTTGCGGTGTGGAGCAGCACCGATTCACTGGGTGACACCATCGGAACCGGAACGAATGTCCTGGTCGCGCGTTCGACCGATAACGGAGTGACGTGGAGCGCTCCCGCCCCGCTGAACACGAATGCCAAGTCGAGCGCGGGGTCCCACACCAGGCCGCGAGTGATCACCGACGGCTTGGGGAACTGGACCGCGGCCTGGCAATCAAACGATCCACTCTCGGACGGCTTCGGCAACGGCGTCACGGGATTGGGTGATCTCGATGGGGACGGGGTCGAGGACGTTGCGGTGGCGGCCTCGGGTGATGATGACGGGGGCACGGACCGAGGTGCCGTCTGGATCCTGTTTCTGAACACCGACGGAACCGTGAAGTCGCAGCAGAAGATCAGCGATACCCAGGGCGGTTTCACGGGAACGCTCAGCGATGGAGATTTGTTCGGCCATGAGGTGGCTTCGCTCGGCGATCTTGACGGCGACATGGTTGGCGATCTAGCGGTTGGAGCGGTTCGCGACGATGGCGGGGGCCTCGATCGCGGCGCGGTGTGGATCCTATTCATGAACATGGACGGCACCGTGAAGTCACACCAAAAGATCGGCGAGTCGGACGGTGGTTTTACGGGCTCACTCGACGACCTCGACTCATTCGGCGGCGGGGTGACCAGCCTGGGTGATCTCGACAAGGACGGAGTTGGTGACCTCGGCGTGGGCGCGCTCGGCGACGACGGCGGCGGCACCAACCGAGGTGCAATGTGGATTCTGTTTCTGAACACAAACGGGACGGTGAAGTCGCACCAGAAGATCAGCGACACGGCGGGCGGTTTCACCGGCGTGCTGAGCGACTTCGACAAATTCGGACACTACGCGGCATCACTCGGAGACCTGGACGGAGACACCGTAATCGACCTGGTCGTGAGCGAAACAGGCGATGACTTCTTCTTCCCGAACCGCGGCGCAGTGTGGATCCTCTTCATGAACACGGACGGCACAGTGAAGTCCCACCAAAAAATCAGCGACACCGACGGTAGCTTCACCGGCCCCCTCGACGCATTTGACAGTTTTGGCATCGCGCCCTCGTCACTCGGCGATCTCGATGGAGATGGCGTCGTGGATATCGCGGTCGGGGCACGCAACGACGACGACGGCGACGTGGATAGCGGCGCGGTATGGATCCTCTTCCTCAACGCAGACGGAACGGTGAAGGCGCAGCAAAAGATCAGCGCTACCCAGGGCAGTTTCACCGGAACACACGGCGCCGGAGATCGATTCTCGAAAACGGCGGCGCTAGGGGACGTCGACGGCGACGGCATCGTCGACCTGGCGGTGGGGGGACGCGCGGGGCTCTGGATCCTCAACCTCGCCCCGAATGGCACAGTACAGTCGGAGCAGCCGATCGATGCGAACAACGGTGGCTTCACCGGCTCTCTCGCAGACGACCTTGGTACCGACTACGACATCTTGACTGCTCGCTCGACGGACAACGGAGCCACATGGACCGCCCCCACCCCGCTCAATTCGAATGCGGACAGCGACACAGGGGTAGACGCAGTCGTGCAAGTTCAAACCGGCGGACCGGGGACCTGGTTAGCGGTGTGGCATTCCTTCGACGCGCTCACGGACACGATCGGAACCGATTCCGACATCCTGATCGCCCGCTCAGTTGACGCTGGCGCAACATGGACCGCACCCGCCGCGCTGAACACCGACGCAGACATTGATGACGAAGATGATTTTTATCCGCAGGTAACGACCGATGGGCTCGGAAAATGGGTCGCCGTGTGGGAGCACGAAGATCCGAGGTGA
- a CDS encoding HAMP domain-containing protein, with translation MPDKSNAAATGLSIRQWLVLLGVGTAILVLLVSIAGFVLLESIDSRQAAEREGTMLSKMVIAHTSAAVGFSDAEFARRALQSLGAVASVSRACIYNGDGEVFAHYLRHSDANEPGCPKAVPSGISIQKERVGLTSPILVGDEVVGSFYLESSVELLGARIARKARVGIPLLLGAVVLAGLFAMRVQRRITDPIGKLVENAQALADGDLGVTPVVTGVREVAVLSQAFGEMARELRGLIDQTRASTTAVAETVEILRDSSERLGHDARSQEEAVAESVQSLEQIGSAIDAVSSHAEVLSLVADDTTSSLASIDDSTSRVAAHASELANSVEVTAASVRRMRESIELTSQNVAPLRDSMETTVHSVQVLSRSIETVGQFADECDQLASGTARVAASGQRVVEKFIEGSHEIRDEFDEIERVVSELSVQSEAIGDFIHLISEVADESALLALNASIIAAQAGDSGRPFAVLAARIRTLAGRSETTVGEISILVEKIMERTRETVKLVTVGSRRVKQESAHWEEAGQALREILGIADQSASIASQIADATRSQVLELEHVSENAVHVAQISQQIAQSTDKQRRASESIEETADQMRELAAKLQVATDVQRHESHRMERVGAQIAEIAEVSLAQREHREQLERALQVFRNGSRVSAQRAAELEKIVDDLTERSKTVEHVLAHFRH, from the coding sequence ATGCCTGACAAATCAAATGCTGCGGCGACCGGCCTCTCCATACGCCAATGGCTCGTCCTGTTGGGAGTGGGAACCGCGATCCTTGTATTGCTCGTCAGTATCGCGGGCTTCGTGCTGCTGGAATCTATCGACTCACGGCAGGCTGCAGAACGTGAGGGCACGATGCTCTCGAAAATGGTGATCGCCCACACCAGTGCGGCGGTGGGCTTCAGTGACGCGGAGTTCGCCCGGAGAGCCCTTCAGTCCTTGGGTGCGGTGGCGAGCGTTTCCCGCGCCTGCATCTACAACGGCGACGGCGAGGTCTTCGCCCACTATCTGCGCCACAGCGATGCGAACGAGCCCGGTTGCCCAAAGGCAGTTCCATCGGGCATCTCTATTCAGAAGGAGCGAGTCGGTCTGACCAGTCCCATCCTGGTCGGCGACGAAGTCGTGGGGTCGTTCTATCTGGAGTCGAGCGTTGAGTTGCTCGGCGCGCGCATTGCTCGCAAGGCCAGAGTGGGTATCCCCCTTCTACTTGGCGCGGTGGTGCTCGCCGGGCTCTTTGCAATGAGGGTGCAACGGCGAATCACTGACCCCATTGGAAAACTGGTAGAGAATGCGCAGGCCCTGGCAGACGGCGATTTGGGAGTAACGCCGGTCGTGACCGGTGTGCGCGAGGTGGCAGTTCTCTCGCAAGCCTTTGGCGAGATGGCCCGCGAGCTTCGCGGTCTGATCGATCAGACCCGTGCAAGTACGACGGCCGTGGCCGAAACCGTGGAGATCCTGCGTGACTCGAGCGAACGGCTCGGCCACGACGCCCGCTCCCAGGAAGAGGCGGTGGCAGAATCGGTCCAGTCACTCGAGCAGATCGGGAGTGCCATTGACGCGGTGAGCAGCCATGCGGAGGTCCTATCCCTGGTAGCAGATGATACGACCAGTTCCCTCGCCTCGATTGACGACTCAACCTCGCGGGTGGCCGCACACGCCTCTGAACTCGCCAACTCGGTTGAGGTCACAGCCGCCTCGGTGAGAAGGATGCGAGAAAGCATCGAATTGACTTCGCAGAACGTCGCGCCGCTGCGCGACTCCATGGAGACGACTGTCCACTCAGTGCAGGTCCTCAGCCGCTCGATCGAGACAGTCGGACAGTTTGCAGATGAATGCGATCAGCTCGCATCTGGCACAGCGCGCGTGGCCGCAAGCGGCCAACGCGTCGTGGAAAAGTTCATTGAAGGCTCACATGAGATTCGCGATGAATTCGACGAGATCGAGCGGGTGGTCTCGGAGCTCTCGGTTCAGTCGGAGGCCATTGGTGATTTCATCCACTTGATTAGCGAGGTCGCAGACGAGAGCGCATTACTAGCCCTCAACGCGAGCATCATTGCGGCGCAGGCGGGCGACAGCGGGCGACCCTTCGCCGTGTTGGCAGCGCGTATTCGCACACTCGCCGGTCGCAGCGAGACGACCGTGGGCGAGATCAGCATCCTGGTGGAGAAAATCATGGAACGCACCCGCGAAACCGTCAAGCTGGTCACCGTGGGATCGAGGCGTGTAAAACAAGAATCGGCCCACTGGGAAGAAGCCGGGCAGGCCCTTCGGGAGATCTTGGGGATCGCGGATCAGTCGGCCTCAATTGCCAGTCAGATTGCGGATGCAACCCGTTCTCAAGTCCTGGAACTCGAACACGTCAGTGAAAACGCGGTTCACGTCGCCCAGATCTCACAGCAGATCGCCCAGTCCACAGACAAACAGCGCCGCGCCAGCGAGAGTATCGAAGAGACTGCCGACCAGATGCGCGAGTTGGCGGCAAAACTCCAGGTGGCTACTGATGTGCAGCGCCACGAGAGCCATCGGATGGAGCGCGTGGGGGCGCAGATTGCGGAGATCGCGGAAGTGTCGCTCGCGCAACGCGAACACCGAGAGCAACTGGAACGAGCGCTTCAAGTGTTCCGCAATGGATCACGGGTCAGCGCGCAGCGCGCAGCAGAACTCGAGAAGATTGTCGACGACCTGACCGAACGCTCCAAGACAGTTGAACACGTCCTGGCCCATTTTCGGCACTGA
- a CDS encoding outer membrane beta-barrel protein, whose protein sequence is MNGSITSITTLLLLFLTASPVSAEHEGYEEYDIVRHQFFYLSGGLAAGEYLEVEDDFRRSFAPLKVKAKETVGTDLRAGYRMHRNIAAELQFQWFSPALVKVEGIDLLEVETWTFTGNLKAYLITERMEVAWHGTIHPYVVAGVGLMHFYVKDAFGAGLKGDGEDLAARFGGGIELYFHMNFGVYFDVTYIMTTGDVEGLDHVGMTVGGIFRF, encoded by the coding sequence ATGAATGGATCAATTACGAGTATTACGACGCTGCTGCTGCTTTTTCTCACGGCTTCACCCGTTTCGGCGGAGCACGAGGGCTATGAGGAATATGACATCGTGCGCCACCAATTCTTCTATCTGTCTGGTGGACTAGCGGCCGGCGAGTACCTGGAGGTGGAAGACGACTTCAGACGATCCTTCGCTCCGTTAAAAGTGAAGGCCAAGGAGACGGTGGGTACTGACTTGAGAGCCGGCTACCGAATGCACCGCAACATCGCAGCCGAGTTGCAGTTTCAATGGTTTTCGCCTGCACTCGTCAAAGTCGAGGGGATCGACCTGCTCGAGGTCGAGACCTGGACCTTCACAGGCAACCTGAAGGCCTATCTCATCACCGAGCGGATGGAGGTAGCCTGGCACGGGACGATTCATCCGTACGTCGTGGCCGGAGTGGGTTTGATGCATTTTTACGTCAAGGATGCTTTTGGCGCGGGCTTAAAGGGCGACGGCGAGGACCTGGCGGCACGCTTCGGCGGCGGGATCGAACTTTATTTCCATATGAATTTCGGCGTCTACTTCGACGTCACCTACATCATGACCACCGGTGATGTCGAGGGTCTGGATCATGTTGGGATGACGGTTGGAGGAATTTTTCGCTTCTAA
- a CDS encoding DUF2703 domain-containing protein, whose translation MTIDVLYFEGCPNYKPTVKLVREIMQTLGVDLEIREIEILNPEEAQAMRFLGSPSVRVNGHDVEPGADDRTEFAFSCRIYGESGIPPRELLVAAIEGA comes from the coding sequence ATGACAATCGACGTGCTCTATTTCGAGGGCTGCCCGAATTACAAACCAACTGTGAAGCTCGTGCGAGAAATCATGCAGACGCTCGGCGTTGATTTGGAAATCCGCGAGATCGAGATCTTGAACCCCGAAGAAGCTCAAGCCATGCGCTTCCTCGGCTCCCCTTCGGTGCGGGTCAACGGTCACGATGTCGAGCCGGGCGCCGACGACCGCACCGAGTTCGCATTCAGTTGCAGAATTTACGGGGAATCCGGGATCCCGCCGCGCGAGCTGCTAGTCGCGGCGATCGAGGGTGCGTAG
- a CDS encoding MerR family transcriptional regulator has translation MAHELTIGELAKAAGVPVSTVRFYERKRLLRPSGRSPANYRLYSQGDLEQLRFIRAAQGTGFTLADVIKLMRPAPCGSVQRLIEERLEEITARVKELRHVQKVLKTALNQCREHETSGRCKVVDNLTAGSKARR, from the coding sequence ATGGCCCATGAGCTCACGATCGGCGAGCTGGCCAAGGCGGCTGGTGTTCCGGTTTCGACGGTTCGCTTTTACGAGCGGAAGCGCCTGCTCCGGCCCAGTGGTCGATCCCCGGCCAATTACCGCCTCTACTCCCAAGGTGATCTCGAACAGCTCCGCTTCATTCGTGCAGCCCAGGGGACCGGCTTTACACTCGCTGATGTAATAAAGCTCATGCGCCCTGCCCCGTGCGGGTCAGTGCAGAGACTCATCGAGGAGCGGTTGGAGGAAATCACCGCCCGGGTCAAAGAGTTGCGGCACGTACAGAAGGTGCTGAAAACCGCGCTCAATCAGTGTCGAGAACACGAGACCAGCGGCCGCTGTAAAGTGGTCGACAATCTGACAGCGGGTTCCAAGGCTCGGCGCTAA